From a region of the Candidatus Abyssobacteria bacterium SURF_5 genome:
- a CDS encoding flavodoxin family protein, producing the protein MKVLGFNGSPRKNGNTQTVIEAVLKGAASKGAETRLVNLNELNVKGCQGCDACKKKIGVCVQKDDLSPLLQEMKSADAIVLGTPIYWYHVSSQFKALVDRCYCFYGEDIDPATGEKSLQVWFPHGKKIVVVTSQEAPEVFEPIHTWLNLVAAALNAGSIEFIEHCSSENKRDSARKDGGLLEKAEGMGRELVS; encoded by the coding sequence ATGAAGGTATTAGGTTTCAATGGCAGTCCCCGGAAAAATGGAAACACTCAGACAGTAATCGAAGCGGTTTTGAAGGGGGCCGCAAGCAAAGGGGCTGAGACGCGGCTGGTAAATCTGAATGAACTGAACGTCAAGGGCTGCCAAGGGTGCGATGCCTGCAAGAAGAAGATCGGGGTGTGCGTGCAGAAGGACGATCTCTCTCCCCTGCTTCAGGAGATGAAGTCAGCCGATGCAATCGTTCTTGGAACGCCGATTTACTGGTATCACGTGAGTTCGCAGTTCAAGGCGCTGGTGGACCGCTGCTATTGTTTCTATGGAGAGGACATAGATCCTGCCACCGGCGAGAAATCGCTGCAGGTGTGGTTCCCGCATGGAAAGAAGATCGTTGTTGTCACGTCGCAGGAGGCCCCGGAGGTATTCGAGCCGATCCACACCTGGCTTAACCTGGTCGCGGCCGCGCTCAATGCCGGTTCGATTGAATTTATTGAGCATTGCAGTTCGGAGAACAAGAGGGATTCAGCGCGCAAGGATGGCGGGTTATTAGAAAAAGCCGAGGGGATGGGCAGAGAGCTGGTTAGCTGA
- a CDS encoding cupin domain-containing protein, protein MKICKFEDVEMREVTEEGAKGVSIRWVISKDDGARNFYMRVFDVQPGGHTPYHQHEWEHEVFILEGDAEVVTADGPKKAPAGSVVFAKPQEFHQFRNSGKGLMRFICLIPAAEK, encoded by the coding sequence ATGAAAATCTGCAAATTTGAAGATGTTGAAATGCGTGAAGTGACTGAAGAGGGCGCCAAGGGTGTTTCCATCCGATGGGTCATCTCGAAGGACGACGGCGCTCGGAATTTCTACATGCGCGTTTTTGATGTGCAGCCGGGCGGGCACACGCCTTACCATCAGCACGAATGGGAGCACGAGGTTTTCATTTTGGAAGGCGATGCGGAGGTCGTAACTGCGGATGGGCCAAAAAAGGCGCCTGCCGGGTCAGTCGTTTTCGCAAAGCCGCAGGAGTTCCACCAGTTCCGAAATTCCGGCAAAGGTTTGATGCGATTCATCTGCCTGATTCCCGCAGCCGAGAAATGA
- a CDS encoding phospholipid carrier-dependent glycosyltransferase: MRISRWNRRIPGELFATYGARMSEQLKTGSIPEAEGRMSSKIFCFGLVVISLGVMLALVWGTPWGVGTGPDSAKYIGAARNFLAGKGLTLPLVLDEVPAMTHYPPLYPFVLACGGYLGLDPLNGARWLNVLLAGLNVFVIGCLLYSYTRSYPVALAGAALVASSPVMISIYLWASSEPLFIPFVLLGILWLACYFDDPRRLYLIVSAGFCGLAFLTRYPGVAVIAAGVAALMLFGRSSFGGRIRDSAVFLSLSVFPMILWTVRNIAVAGTAADRHLQINSISRHQFLFGLDTIAGWFVPFSVAGRAGYLAVFLVIGAIAAAFFRSATLEDDSQGHSLSRLPSIILLVFLFYAGMLALTVLFVDETTPLDNRILSPFHVLGIVLVFSLGARFLKIRFSIMQTSVVFALCAALVIYYVVGGVAALEESREYGLGLSAKRWQTSPEVERLKSLSEEVVIYTNRPHAVYLLTGRSSRLIPEKSSGGASEQYLAEVAVLKEQLERQEAVVIQFEVSDAQWDQLRQEPSR; the protein is encoded by the coding sequence ATGCGGATATCACGGTGGAACCGCCGGATACCCGGCGAGTTATTCGCGACTTATGGAGCGAGGATGTCTGAGCAACTGAAGACGGGCTCGATTCCGGAAGCAGAAGGGAGGATGAGCAGCAAGATTTTTTGTTTCGGGCTTGTTGTGATTTCTCTCGGGGTGATGCTCGCGCTGGTCTGGGGTACCCCATGGGGAGTCGGCACCGGCCCTGATTCGGCGAAATATATCGGCGCAGCCCGAAACTTTCTGGCCGGCAAGGGGCTGACACTGCCGCTCGTGCTGGACGAGGTTCCCGCGATGACGCATTATCCGCCGCTGTATCCGTTTGTGCTCGCGTGTGGCGGATATCTCGGCCTCGATCCGCTGAATGGCGCGCGATGGCTGAACGTGCTGCTCGCGGGATTGAATGTTTTCGTTATTGGATGTCTTCTTTATTCATATACCCGCTCGTATCCGGTAGCTCTCGCCGGAGCGGCTTTGGTCGCCTCCTCGCCAGTTATGATCAGCATATATTTATGGGCCTCGAGCGAACCGCTTTTTATCCCATTCGTCTTGCTGGGGATCCTTTGGCTTGCGTGTTATTTCGATGATCCCAGGCGATTGTATCTAATTGTGTCGGCGGGTTTCTGCGGGCTTGCTTTTCTCACGAGATATCCGGGAGTTGCCGTGATAGCCGCCGGCGTGGCAGCGCTCATGCTGTTTGGCCGAAGCTCCTTTGGCGGGCGAATCCGGGACAGCGCGGTTTTCTTGTCGCTTAGCGTTTTCCCGATGATCCTGTGGACGGTTCGGAATATTGCGGTGGCAGGAACTGCGGCTGACCGGCACCTGCAGATCAACTCGATATCGCGTCACCAGTTTCTTTTTGGTTTGGATACGATAGCAGGCTGGTTCGTGCCGTTTTCTGTTGCCGGCCGTGCCGGATATCTGGCGGTGTTTCTTGTGATCGGTGCGATTGCGGCGGCTTTCTTTCGGTCGGCAACATTAGAGGATGATTCGCAGGGTCATTCGCTTTCGCGCTTGCCATCAATAATCCTTCTGGTTTTCCTCTTTTATGCCGGCATGCTTGCGCTGACGGTACTGTTTGTTGACGAGACAACTCCTCTCGACAACCGCATCCTGTCGCCGTTTCATGTACTCGGCATAGTGTTGGTGTTTTCATTGGGAGCGAGGTTTTTGAAAATTCGCTTCTCAATTATGCAGACATCAGTTGTCTTTGCCCTCTGCGCCGCCTTGGTAATCTATTATGTTGTCGGGGGAGTCGCCGCGCTTGAGGAAAGCCGCGAGTATGGGCTTGGCCTTTCCGCCAAAAGATGGCAAACGTCGCCGGAAGTGGAACGTCTGAAAAGCCTGTCTGAGGAGGTTGTTATTTACACGAACAGGCCGCATGCCGTCTATCTGCTGACAGGTCGTTCTTCGCGGCTGATTCCGGAAAAATCTTCCGGGGGCGCTTCTGAGCAGTATCTGGCTGAGGTGGCCGTCCTCAAGGAGCAACTCGAGAGGCAGGAGGCGGTGGTTATACAGTTTGAAGTCAGTGATGCTCAGTGGGACCAACTGCGACAGGAGCCATCGCGGTAG